Part of the Vulgatibacter sp. genome is shown below.
TCGTCGCCCCCACCACCCGGCGCAGGGCCCACGCCGTGCCGGCGCCGTAGGCGAGGTGGGCGAGGAGCGCCTTCACGTGGACGCCCGGCGGATAGCGGTTGGGCCACGACGCGATCCGCAGCAGCGGCAGGATGCCGTTGTCGTTCACCGCCCAGACCAGCGCACCGAAGGCGAGCCCCTGGCCGATCGTCGGCCGGGGCAGCACCAGCGACAGCAGGCCGCCCCAGACGGCGCCGACGCCGAAGTGGACGAGGTTGCCCGCCTGCTTCTTCTGCGCCTTGCTCAGCGAACGACGGCCGAGTCCCCGGGCGATCCGGCGGGCGGTGGTCTCGGTGGCGGGCTCGCCCTTCGCCTCGGGCTCCGGCGGATACTCCGGCTTCTTGCGGGGCTGCGGCCCCTCGGGGATGGAAAGGCGCGGCACCAGCCGGGTCTGCGCCGCGGTCATCACCGCGGTGCCCGCCAGACCGGCGAGCACGCCCTCGCCGACGAGGGCCCAGGGCGGCAGCGTGCTGCGACGGTTGCGGAAGCGTTCGAGCTCCATCGGAAACCTCCCTCGCCCAAGGGTAGGGATCCGACCCGTTCGTGGACTACGCCCTGCCGGCGCCGGTGCGGATGCTCGCCGGATGGACCTGGGAGGCTGGGAGGAATGGGGCCGGCTGCTGGCTGCGGTGGGGGCCGGCGGCGCGCTCGGCCTGCGGGCGGAGCTGCAGGCCCGGCCGGCGGGGCTGCGCACCCACATCCTCGTCGCCGTCGGCTCCGCGGTCTTCTGCCTCACCGCCGGGCCCTTCCTCGACGACGACTTCAGCGATCCGCTCCGCGCGCTGCAGGGCGTCGCCTCCGGCATCGGCCTCGTCGCCGCCGCCACCGTGCTCAAGCGCGAGCGTGGGGTCTCGGGCCTCACCACCGCCGCCTCGATCTGGCTCGCTGCGGCGCTCGGTTGCGACGCCGCGCTGGGCAGACCGCTGCGCGCCTTCGTGCTCGGCGTGCTCTTCGCCGCCTTGAGCCAGCTGCTGCGGGTGGTGGAGCGGCGCTGGCTCGGGCACGACCGCGACAGCCCGCCCTGAAAACGAAGCGGGGCCCCGCCGTTTCGGCAGGGCCTCGTCACGCTGCTGCGATCAGGCCGCCTGCGCCGCGTCCTTCTGCTCGGTGGCTGCTGCCGCCGGGGCCTTGCGGGCCGACTTCGGCTTTGCGTTCCAGATCCGCAGGCAGAGCAGCGCGCCGAGGATCGCGAAGGGAGCGAGGAAGAGCGGCCAATAGCTCCAGCTCCGCGAGGTGAGGAAGCCGAGGGCGAGCGACTGCACCGCGGTGCCGAGGTAGACGAAGCCGTCGATCACGCCGGTGGCGGTGGCGGCGGCGCGGCGTCCGCCGAAGTCCATGGTGGCGGTGCCCGAGAGCAGGCCGTGCACGCCGATCACCGAGAGGCTGAGGAGGAAGACCAGCGCGCCCAGCCACCAGGGGCTGATCGGCAGCACCGGCTGCGCGGCGAGCTTGCGGCCGTCGCCGGCGCGCATCACCGGGGCGGGATCGGGAAGATCGAGCGCGAGCCTCTCGCCGCCGCGGAGCACGGTGGCAGCGATCACGCCCGGGGCAGCCGTCGCGCCGGGGGCGATCCTGCTCGAGCAGGTGCAGGCCGCCGCATCCCAGCCGGAGTCGGTGCACTGCGCGGGGACGCAGGCCACCGCGCTGCGCACGTCGGCCCAGCCCGCGACCTCCTGCCCTGCGATCGCGAGGATCCTGTCGCCGGCGACGAGGCCGCTCTTCGGATCGGCGCTGCCCACCTCGTTGGTCGCAGGGGCGAGGGCGAAGATCATCCCGATCGTGCAGAGGGCGAGGAAGAAGTAGAGCCCCGCGGCGGCGGGGCCACGGCGGCTCTGGAAGAAGAGGTCCGAGACCCAGCCG
Proteins encoded:
- a CDS encoding MgtC/SapB family protein; translation: MDLGGWEEWGRLLAAVGAGGALGLRAELQARPAGLRTHILVAVGSAVFCLTAGPFLDDDFSDPLRALQGVASGIGLVAAATVLKRERGVSGLTTAASIWLAAALGCDAALGRPLRAFVLGVLFAALSQLLRVVERRWLGHDRDSPP